One Oharaeibacter diazotrophicus DNA segment encodes these proteins:
- a CDS encoding response regulator transcription factor produces the protein MRLLVVEDAEDLGLAIRRHLERQGHLVEWARDGADASQLGETGDFDAVLLDLNLPTRSGTDVLERLRARRRPVPVLVMTARGEIDDKVRHFQLGADDYLVKPFDFRELDVRLAALLRRHGGGAAAELRLGNLVFDGAARRARIGDRPVELSGREYRLLEYFVQGRGRVLSKEQILDHLVGLDEEIGLNAVELYVSRLRKKLEGSDFEIRTIRGLGYVAEIAR, from the coding sequence ATGCGGCTGCTGGTGGTGGAGGACGCCGAGGATCTCGGGTTGGCGATCCGCCGTCACCTCGAGCGCCAGGGCCATCTGGTCGAATGGGCGCGCGACGGCGCCGACGCCAGCCAGCTCGGCGAAACCGGCGACTTCGACGCCGTACTGCTCGACCTCAACCTGCCGACCCGCTCGGGCACCGACGTGCTGGAGCGCCTGCGCGCCCGCCGACGCCCGGTGCCGGTGCTGGTGATGACCGCCCGCGGCGAGATCGACGACAAGGTCCGCCACTTCCAGCTCGGCGCCGACGACTACCTCGTCAAACCCTTCGACTTCCGCGAACTCGACGTCCGCCTCGCCGCGCTGCTGCGTCGCCACGGCGGCGGCGCGGCGGCGGAACTGCGCCTCGGCAACCTGGTGTTCGACGGAGCGGCGCGCCGGGCCCGCATCGGCGACCGGCCGGTGGAGTTGTCGGGCCGCGAGTACCGGCTGCTCGAGTATTTCGTGCAAGGCCGCGGCCGGGTGCTCTCCAAGGAGCAGATCCTCGACCATCTGGTCGGGCTCGACGAGGAGATCGGCCTCAACGCCGTCGAGCTCTACGTCTCGCGCCTGCGCAAGAAGCTCGAAGGCTCCGACTTCGAGATCCGCACCATCCGCGGCCTCGGCTACGTCGCCGAGATCGCCCGGTGA
- a CDS encoding TetR/AcrR family transcriptional regulator, whose protein sequence is MNDTLQTAHTDGADPAKRRQILHGAREVFLAKGYDGASMDGIAKAAGVSKGTLYVYFQNKECLFEALIVEQKRTLAENLFETAGDSTDFRAHLVRIAGRYLDYMAAPEHIASIRMVIGAMERFPAFGRAFYAAGPQTGIDKLAAIFRTAVAAGRLREDCDVEVAAGHFMDLCASGTLKRLLFHVETAPGPARIAETAEIAVDVFLRAYGR, encoded by the coding sequence ATGAACGACACCCTGCAGACCGCCCACACCGACGGTGCGGATCCCGCCAAACGACGCCAGATCCTCCATGGCGCCCGCGAGGTCTTCCTCGCCAAGGGTTACGACGGCGCCAGCATGGACGGCATCGCCAAGGCCGCCGGCGTCTCCAAGGGCACGCTCTACGTCTACTTCCAGAACAAGGAGTGCCTGTTCGAGGCGCTGATCGTCGAGCAGAAGCGGACGCTGGCGGAGAACCTGTTCGAGACCGCCGGCGACAGCACCGACTTCCGCGCCCATCTGGTGCGGATCGCCGGCCGCTATCTCGACTACATGGCGGCCCCCGAGCACATCGCCTCGATCCGCATGGTGATCGGCGCGATGGAACGCTTTCCCGCCTTCGGCCGCGCCTTCTACGCCGCCGGCCCGCAGACCGGCATCGACAAGCTCGCGGCGATCTTCCGCACCGCCGTCGCGGCCGGGCGCTTGCGCGAGGACTGCGACGTCGAAGTCGCCGCCGGCCACTTCATGGACCTCTGCGCCTCCGGCACGCTGAAGCGCCTGCTGTTCCACGTCGAGACCGCGCCGGGCCCCGCCCGCATCGCCGAGACGGCCGAGATCGCCGTCGACGTGTTCCTGCGCGCCTACGGCCGCTGA
- the mmsA gene encoding multiple monosaccharide ABC transporter ATP-binding protein gives MTGTGMDTILEMRGITKAFPGVLALSNVNLTVRRGEILGLCGENGAGKSTLMKVLSGVYPHGTYDGEIRFKGEECRFRGIRDSEHRGIIIIHQELALVPQLSIAENIFLGNETASNGVINWAKAFARTRALMAKVGLSESPGTLITNIGVGKQQLVEIAKALSKEVELLILDEPTASLNESDSDALLRLLVEFKKQGIASVLITHKLNEISKVADRITVLRDGQTVGTIDTASEPISEAKIIKLMVGREMQDRFPKRTPKIGETLFEVRDWTVHHHLHADRKLIKGVAMNVRRGEVVGIAGLMGAGRTEFAMSVFGRSYGQKISGTARVAGREVDISTIPKALGAGLAYVTEDRKQLGLVLEEPIRTNVTLANLKAVSKATVIDEIKELKVAVRFRESLGIRSAGVHQKVGQLSGGNQQKVVLSKWLFSEPDILILDEPTRGIDVGAKYEIYKIINQLADQGKAVVVISSEMPEVLGICDRVYVMNEGEFVAEMPVAEATQEKIMTAIIRHGEKQDAGAP, from the coding sequence ATGACAGGGACCGGAATGGACACCATCCTGGAGATGCGCGGCATCACCAAGGCTTTTCCCGGCGTCCTGGCGCTGTCGAACGTCAACCTGACGGTGCGCCGCGGCGAGATCCTCGGGCTGTGCGGCGAGAACGGCGCCGGCAAGTCGACGCTGATGAAGGTGCTCTCGGGCGTCTATCCGCACGGCACCTACGACGGCGAGATCCGCTTCAAGGGCGAGGAGTGCCGCTTCCGGGGCATCCGCGACAGCGAGCACCGCGGCATCATCATCATCCACCAGGAACTCGCCCTGGTGCCACAGCTCTCGATCGCCGAGAACATCTTCCTCGGCAACGAGACCGCCTCCAACGGCGTGATCAACTGGGCCAAGGCCTTCGCCCGCACCCGGGCGCTGATGGCCAAGGTCGGCCTCTCCGAGAGCCCCGGCACGCTGATCACCAACATCGGCGTCGGCAAGCAGCAGCTGGTGGAGATCGCCAAGGCGCTGTCGAAGGAGGTCGAGCTCCTGATCCTCGACGAGCCGACCGCGTCGCTGAACGAGAGCGATTCCGACGCGCTGCTGCGCCTGCTGGTCGAGTTCAAGAAGCAGGGCATCGCCTCCGTCCTGATCACCCACAAGCTGAACGAGATCTCCAAGGTCGCCGACCGCATCACGGTGCTGCGCGACGGCCAGACCGTCGGCACGATCGACACCGCGTCGGAGCCGATCAGCGAGGCCAAGATCATCAAGCTGATGGTCGGCCGCGAGATGCAGGACCGCTTCCCCAAGCGCACGCCGAAGATCGGCGAGACGCTGTTCGAGGTCCGCGACTGGACCGTCCATCACCACCTCCACGCCGACCGCAAGCTGATCAAGGGCGTGGCGATGAACGTGCGCCGCGGCGAGGTCGTCGGCATCGCCGGCCTGATGGGCGCCGGGCGCACCGAGTTCGCCATGAGCGTGTTCGGCCGCTCCTACGGCCAGAAGATCTCGGGCACGGCCCGGGTCGCCGGCCGCGAGGTCGACATCTCGACGATCCCGAAGGCGCTCGGCGCCGGCCTCGCCTACGTCACCGAGGACCGCAAGCAGCTCGGTCTCGTGCTCGAGGAGCCGATCCGCACCAACGTCACCCTCGCCAACCTGAAGGCGGTGTCGAAGGCGACGGTGATCGACGAGATCAAGGAGCTGAAGGTCGCGGTCCGCTTCCGCGAGAGCCTCGGCATCCGCTCGGCGGGCGTGCACCAGAAGGTCGGTCAGCTCTCCGGCGGCAACCAGCAGAAGGTCGTCTTGTCGAAGTGGCTGTTCTCCGAGCCGGACATCCTGATCCTCGACGAGCCGACGCGCGGCATCGACGTCGGCGCCAAGTATGAAATCTACAAGATCATCAACCAGTTGGCCGATCAGGGCAAGGCGGTGGTCGTCATCTCCTCGGAGATGCCCGAGGTGCTCGGCATCTGCGACCGCGTCTACGTGATGAACGAGGGCGAGTTCGTCGCGGAGATGCCGGTGGCCGAGGCCACCCAGGAGAAGATCATGACCGCCATCATTCGCCACGGCGAGAAACAGGACGCGGGTGCGCCATGA
- a CDS encoding Bug family tripartite tricarboxylate transporter substrate binding protein, translating into MRKLIIALATAGAFALPFAASAADYKIMAPAAPGGGWDQTARTMQTALQDEAIASSVQVTNVPGAGGTIGLAQFVNQASGDPSSLIVGGYVMVGAILTNASPVTLDNVTPIARLTGETEAIVVPAASDIKSMDDLVAKLKADPGAVSWAGGSAGGTDHIAAGLIAKAIGVDPTKINYIAYSGGGEALAAILGAQVTVGISGYGEFASQIEAGQLRLLAVTGDQRVPGTDAPTLKEAGVDVVLQNWRMVAAAPGITDEQKAAITADIEKMVKSKTWQDALAAKGWTDTYLAGDAFKTQLAADVSATTDVLKAIGLVK; encoded by the coding sequence ATGCGCAAGCTCATCATCGCGCTCGCCACCGCGGGCGCTTTCGCCCTGCCCTTCGCCGCGTCGGCGGCGGACTACAAGATCATGGCGCCGGCCGCCCCCGGCGGCGGCTGGGACCAGACCGCCCGCACCATGCAGACCGCGCTCCAGGACGAGGCCATCGCCTCGTCGGTGCAGGTCACCAACGTACCGGGCGCCGGCGGCACCATCGGCCTCGCCCAGTTCGTCAACCAGGCGAGCGGCGATCCGTCGTCGCTGATCGTCGGCGGCTACGTCATGGTCGGCGCCATCCTGACCAACGCCTCGCCGGTGACCCTCGACAACGTCACCCCGATCGCGCGCCTGACCGGCGAGACCGAGGCGATCGTGGTGCCGGCCGCCTCCGACATCAAGTCGATGGACGACCTCGTCGCCAAGCTGAAGGCCGATCCGGGCGCGGTCTCCTGGGCCGGTGGTTCCGCCGGCGGCACCGACCACATCGCGGCCGGCCTGATCGCCAAGGCGATCGGCGTCGATCCGACCAAGATCAACTACATCGCCTATTCCGGCGGCGGCGAGGCGCTGGCGGCCATCCTCGGCGCCCAGGTCACGGTCGGCATCTCCGGCTACGGCGAGTTCGCCTCGCAGATCGAGGCCGGCCAGCTCCGCCTCCTCGCCGTCACCGGCGACCAGCGCGTGCCGGGCACCGACGCCCCGACGCTGAAGGAGGCCGGCGTCGACGTCGTCCTGCAGAACTGGCGCATGGTCGCGGCCGCGCCGGGCATCACCGACGAGCAGAAGGCGGCGATCACCGCCGACATCGAGAAGATGGTGAAGTCGAAGACCTGGCAGGACGCCCTCGCCGCCAAGGGCTGGACCGACACCTATCTCGCCGGCGACGCCTTCAAGACCCAGCTCGCCGCGGACGTCTCGGCCACCACAGACGTCCTCAAGGCCATCGGCCTGGTGAAATGA
- a CDS encoding ABC transporter substrate-binding protein encodes MIVRRILLAALAAALLAAPATAADLVIAGSTDRAAMEPLLVAFRAGAPDMDVVYVERETVDLDAAVRAGTLDPAPDVVISSAADLQVRLVNDGFTRPYASPATARLPAWARWRDEAFGYTFEPLVFVVNPRLVLGSERPRTREALAAMAADRRLTVATYDVGQSGIGYLAASFDADTMSDYWPFVERIGRPGLRTACCTSIVLDMVESGAAAVGYNVLGSYARARQAAGGGIDIVLPEDFTVAIARVAVLPRNAPHPAAAERFLEFLLSDTGQAVLGAEALLPAGTGGDESAAESRASVRPIALDAALLARTDDLRRRRFIDLWRSVTAGR; translated from the coding sequence GTGATCGTGCGGCGGATCCTGCTGGCGGCCCTTGCCGCCGCCCTCCTCGCGGCGCCGGCCACGGCCGCCGACCTGGTGATCGCCGGCTCGACCGACCGGGCGGCGATGGAGCCGCTGCTGGTCGCCTTCCGCGCCGGCGCGCCGGACATGGACGTCGTCTACGTCGAGCGCGAGACGGTCGATCTCGACGCCGCGGTGCGCGCGGGTACGCTCGACCCGGCGCCGGACGTTGTGATCTCCTCGGCGGCGGACCTCCAGGTCCGCCTCGTCAACGACGGCTTCACCCGGCCCTACGCCTCGCCTGCGACCGCACGGCTGCCGGCCTGGGCGCGCTGGCGCGACGAGGCCTTCGGCTACACCTTCGAGCCGCTGGTCTTCGTGGTCAATCCGCGGCTGGTGCTCGGTTCGGAGCGGCCGCGCACGCGCGAGGCGCTGGCGGCGATGGCCGCCGACCGCCGGCTGACGGTGGCGACCTACGACGTCGGACAGAGCGGCATCGGCTATCTCGCCGCCAGCTTCGACGCCGACACCATGAGCGACTACTGGCCCTTCGTCGAACGGATCGGCCGTCCAGGCCTCAGGACGGCGTGCTGTACGTCGATCGTGCTGGACATGGTGGAGAGCGGGGCGGCGGCCGTCGGCTACAACGTGCTCGGGTCCTACGCCCGGGCGCGGCAGGCCGCCGGCGGTGGCATCGACATCGTGCTGCCGGAGGATTTCACGGTCGCGATCGCCCGCGTCGCGGTGCTCCCGCGCAATGCCCCGCATCCGGCGGCGGCCGAGCGCTTCCTGGAATTCCTGCTGTCCGACACCGGACAGGCCGTGCTCGGCGCAGAGGCGCTGCTACCGGCCGGAACCGGCGGCGACGAGAGCGCCGCCGAATCGCGCGCATCGGTGCGCCCGATCGCGCTCGACGCCGCGCTGCTCGCCCGCACGGACGACCTCAGGCGGCGCCGCTTCATCGACCTCTGGCGGAGCGTCACCGCCGGACGGTGA
- the mmsB gene encoding multiple monosaccharide ABC transporter permease, whose amino-acid sequence MTDTTLPGAGDKKAATPSFGSYLRHHMRQYGMLLALAVIMAFFGFATDGILFRPVNLTNVISQNSYIVIMSLGMLLIIVAGHIDLSVGYLSGFVGAMAATMMVPWGFNPALAFVLCLVVGGAIGAVQGYFVAYQKIPSFIVTLAGMLVFRGLMIALLGSVSIRIPDGFQRIANGFIPDFLGADGLGIALPADLVGGPFHTTSFLIALALAAFLVWLNVRTRAEHRAHGMELEPSAIFVAKNVLVVAAIVALCWALSTYRGILNVLVIMGVLIAFYSFVATRTTIGRRIYALGGNEKATKLSGIDTERLTFYAFVNMGVLSALAGMIYAARLTSATPKAGQGLELDVIAACFIGGASAYGGVGTVVGAVIGAFIMGVMNNGMSIMGIGIDWQQVIKGLVLLAAVFVDIYNRNK is encoded by the coding sequence ATGACCGACACGACCCTTCCCGGAGCCGGTGACAAGAAGGCGGCGACGCCGTCCTTCGGCAGCTACCTGCGCCACCACATGCGCCAATACGGCATGCTGCTGGCGCTCGCCGTGATCATGGCCTTCTTCGGCTTCGCCACCGACGGCATCCTGTTCCGCCCGGTCAACCTGACCAACGTGATCTCGCAGAACAGCTACATCGTGATCATGTCGCTGGGCATGCTGCTGATCATCGTGGCCGGGCACATCGACCTGTCGGTCGGCTATCTCTCCGGCTTCGTCGGCGCCATGGCGGCGACGATGATGGTGCCGTGGGGCTTCAATCCGGCGCTCGCCTTCGTGCTCTGCCTCGTGGTCGGCGGCGCCATCGGCGCGGTGCAGGGTTATTTCGTCGCCTACCAGAAGATCCCGAGCTTCATCGTCACGCTCGCGGGCATGCTGGTGTTCCGCGGCCTGATGATCGCGCTGCTCGGCTCGGTCTCGATCCGCATCCCGGACGGGTTCCAGCGCATCGCCAACGGCTTCATCCCGGATTTCCTCGGCGCCGACGGCCTCGGCATCGCGCTCCCGGCCGACCTGGTCGGCGGGCCGTTCCACACCACGTCGTTCCTGATCGCGCTCGCGCTCGCGGCCTTCCTGGTCTGGCTCAACGTCCGTACCCGCGCCGAGCACCGCGCCCACGGCATGGAGCTCGAGCCGTCGGCGATCTTCGTCGCCAAGAACGTGCTGGTGGTCGCCGCCATCGTGGCGCTGTGCTGGGCGCTCTCGACCTATCGCGGCATCCTCAACGTTCTCGTGATCATGGGCGTGCTGATCGCCTTCTACTCCTTCGTGGCGACGCGCACGACGATCGGCCGGCGCATCTACGCCCTCGGCGGCAACGAGAAGGCGACCAAGCTGTCCGGCATCGACACCGAGCGGCTGACCTTCTACGCCTTCGTCAACATGGGCGTGCTGTCGGCGCTCGCCGGCATGATCTACGCCGCGCGCCTGACCTCGGCGACGCCGAAGGCCGGTCAGGGCCTGGAACTCGACGTCATCGCGGCCTGCTTCATCGGTGGTGCCTCGGCCTACGGCGGCGTCGGCACGGTGGTCGGCGCGGTGATCGGCGCCTTCATCATGGGCGTCATGAACAACGGCATGTCGATCATGGGCATCGGCATCGACTGGCAGCAGGTGATCAAGGGCCTGGTGCTGCTCGCCGCGGTGTTCGTCGACATCTACAACCGCAACAAGTGA
- a CDS encoding sensor histidine kinase: protein MTGRRQHSIGRRLAVAGGVSVAVFAAVMAAIVLNFAHRASEEAYDRLLLASAQSMADAIRVDGSEITVDVPTSAFAMLAIDKDDRIFHRITEDPGLPITGYPDLAPDFAFAPGETVAFFDTDYAGARVRVAAARRLISAAGEPRRVAVLVAETVESRAALAAEIRAYALAPLAIACLAAIVMIPLSIKLVLRPVGAVERALAARDPSDLGPLATTEVPREIAPLVEALDHFVGRLRDTLERNRVFIADAAHQLRTPLAALRGLAEVAAAESDPAALSDQVERIRRNAVAASRITNQLLADATVSHRLQLGAREPVRLDRAAADAVNDALGFGGGRAIRFDVEDGAAGGLVAGDATALREAVRNLIENAFVHAPGEAAVDVTVAAVADDHLAVRVADRGPGIAAPDRERLFGRFERGAGAAEGGSGLGLAIVARVAAAHGGTARLDGRAGGGLVAEIVLPSAGREEEA, encoded by the coding sequence GTGACCGGGCGCCGCCAGCATTCGATCGGGCGCCGGCTCGCCGTCGCCGGCGGCGTCTCGGTCGCCGTCTTCGCGGCGGTGATGGCGGCGATCGTGCTCAATTTCGCCCACCGCGCCTCCGAGGAGGCCTACGACCGCCTGCTGCTCGCCTCCGCGCAGTCGATGGCCGACGCCATCCGTGTCGACGGCAGCGAGATCACCGTGGACGTGCCGACCTCGGCCTTCGCCATGCTGGCGATCGACAAGGATGACCGCATCTTCCACCGCATCACCGAGGATCCCGGCCTTCCGATCACCGGCTATCCCGACCTCGCGCCGGACTTCGCCTTCGCCCCCGGCGAGACCGTCGCCTTCTTCGACACCGACTACGCCGGCGCAAGGGTGCGGGTGGCGGCGGCGCGGCGGCTGATCAGCGCCGCCGGCGAGCCGCGCCGCGTCGCCGTGCTGGTGGCCGAGACGGTGGAGAGCCGGGCCGCCCTCGCCGCCGAGATCCGCGCCTACGCGCTCGCGCCGCTGGCGATCGCCTGCCTCGCCGCCATCGTGATGATCCCGCTGTCGATCAAGCTGGTGCTGCGGCCGGTCGGCGCGGTCGAACGCGCCCTCGCCGCCCGCGACCCCTCCGACCTCGGGCCGCTCGCCACCACCGAGGTGCCGCGCGAGATCGCGCCGCTGGTCGAGGCGCTCGACCACTTCGTCGGACGCCTGCGCGACACGTTGGAGCGCAACCGCGTCTTCATCGCCGACGCGGCCCACCAGTTGCGCACCCCGCTCGCCGCGCTGCGCGGCCTCGCCGAGGTCGCCGCCGCCGAGAGCGACCCGGCCGCGCTCTCCGATCAGGTCGAGCGCATCCGGCGCAACGCCGTCGCGGCGAGCCGGATCACCAATCAACTGCTCGCCGACGCCACGGTCTCGCATCGGCTGCAGCTCGGCGCGCGCGAGCCGGTCCGGCTCGACCGCGCCGCCGCCGACGCGGTCAACGACGCGCTCGGCTTCGGCGGCGGCCGGGCGATCCGCTTCGACGTCGAGGACGGCGCCGCCGGTGGCCTCGTCGCCGGCGACGCGACGGCGCTGCGCGAGGCGGTGCGCAACCTGATCGAGAACGCCTTCGTCCACGCCCCCGGCGAGGCCGCGGTCGACGTCACCGTCGCGGCCGTGGCCGACGACCACCTCGCCGTCCGCGTCGCCGACCGCGGGCCGGGGATCGCCGCGCCAGACCGCGAGCGCCTGTTCGGCCGCTTCGAGCGCGGCGCCGGCGCCGCCGAGGGCGGCTCGGGCCTCGGCCTTGCGATCGTCGCCCGCGTCGCCGCCGCCCACGGCGGCACGGCGCGCCTCGACGGCCGGGCGGGCGGCGGGCTGGTGGCGGAGATCGTGCTGCCGTCGGCGGGGCGGGAGGAGGAGGCGTGA
- the araD1 gene encoding AraD1 family protein, whose protein sequence is MRLSQILTPQGDRAVAAVLDDGAAVMVPGAAGVRELAFEAITGGVSLEAAVAARLDGRARVTVDLDDVYRDGRMLAPLDHPDPAHVYVTGTGLTHLGSAEGRDKMHKDLSDPAKQTDSMKMFRMGLEGGKPGPGEAGVQPEWFYKGDGSIVAAPGAPLVSPAFALDGGEEPEIVGLYVIGPDGTPWRVGFALGNEFSDHVTERQNYLYLAHSKLRACSFGPELLVGALPSGVSGVSRILREGTIVWQKPFLSGEDNMSHTIANLEHHHFKYDLFRRPGDVHVHYFGTATLSFSDAVTTRAGDVFEISAPPFGLPLRNGLAVAASEPGPGLVRAL, encoded by the coding sequence ATGCGCCTGTCCCAGATCCTGACGCCCCAAGGCGACCGGGCGGTCGCCGCCGTGCTCGACGACGGCGCCGCCGTGATGGTGCCGGGCGCCGCGGGCGTCCGCGAGCTCGCCTTCGAGGCGATCACCGGCGGCGTTTCGCTGGAGGCCGCGGTGGCGGCTCGGCTGGACGGCCGGGCGCGCGTCACGGTCGATCTCGACGACGTCTACCGCGACGGCCGGATGCTCGCGCCGCTCGACCATCCCGATCCCGCCCACGTCTACGTCACCGGCACCGGCCTCACCCATCTCGGCAGCGCCGAGGGCCGGGACAAGATGCACAAGGATCTCTCCGATCCGGCCAAGCAGACCGACAGCATGAAGATGTTCCGCATGGGCCTCGAGGGCGGCAAGCCCGGGCCCGGCGAGGCGGGCGTGCAGCCGGAGTGGTTCTACAAGGGCGACGGCTCGATCGTCGCCGCGCCGGGGGCGCCGCTGGTGTCGCCGGCCTTCGCCCTCGACGGCGGCGAGGAACCGGAGATCGTCGGCCTCTACGTGATCGGTCCGGACGGCACGCCGTGGCGCGTCGGCTTCGCGCTCGGCAACGAGTTCTCCGACCACGTCACCGAGCGGCAGAACTACCTCTATCTCGCTCATTCCAAGCTGCGCGCCTGCTCCTTCGGGCCGGAACTGCTGGTCGGCGCGCTGCCGTCCGGCGTCTCCGGCGTCAGCCGGATCCTGCGCGAGGGCACCATCGTCTGGCAGAAGCCGTTCCTGTCGGGCGAGGACAACATGAGCCACACCATCGCCAACCTGGAACACCACCACTTCAAATACGACCTGTTCCGGCGCCCGGGCGACGTCCACGTCCACTATTTCGGCACGGCGACGCTGAGCTTCTCCGACGCGGTCACCACGCGCGCCGGCGACGTCTTCGAGATCTCCGCGCCGCCCTTCGGCCTGCCGCTGCGCAACGGTCTCGCCGTGGCGGCGAGCGAGCCCGGTCCGGGACTCGTCCGCGCGCTCTGA
- a CDS encoding tripartite tricarboxylate transporter TctB family protein translates to MSQPSGSSRQRRPDGAALAIAAGLAVVSAVIFWNTANLGGGASYARIGPTAFPYAIATALALLAVGTAAKAWRGAFPERERDEPAPILWIVGGLAVQLLILKTAGFSIATGLLFAATARGFGRGPLWITVPVGIALSLAIWLVFARLLQLSLPAGPLERLFL, encoded by the coding sequence ATGAGCCAGCCGTCCGGCTCCTCCCGGCAGCGCCGCCCCGACGGGGCGGCGCTCGCCATCGCGGCGGGTCTCGCCGTGGTCTCGGCGGTGATCTTCTGGAACACCGCCAACCTCGGCGGCGGCGCCAGCTACGCCAGGATCGGCCCGACCGCCTTTCCCTACGCGATCGCGACCGCCCTCGCCCTCCTCGCCGTCGGCACCGCCGCCAAGGCGTGGCGCGGCGCCTTCCCCGAGCGCGAGCGCGACGAACCGGCGCCGATCCTCTGGATCGTCGGCGGCCTCGCGGTGCAGCTCCTGATCCTGAAGACCGCCGGCTTCTCGATCGCCACCGGCCTCCTGTTCGCCGCCACCGCGCGCGGCTTCGGGCGCGGGCCGCTGTGGATCACGGTGCCGGTCGGCATCGCGCTCTCGCTCGCGATCTGGCTCGTGTTCGCCCGCCTGCTGCAGCTGTCGCTGCCGGCCGGGCCGCTCGAACGCCTCTTCCTCTGA
- a CDS encoding tripartite tricarboxylate transporter permease → MDTLVLLMHGLATALQPMSLVYASIGVVLGTAVGVLPGIGPALTVALLLPVTYKLDPAGSLIMFAGIYYGGMYGGSTTSILLNTPGESASIVTALEGNKMARAGRGGPALATAAIGSFIAGLVATLALAFLAPWVVKIAIGFGPADYFALMVLSFVTVSAAFGSSALMGLTSLFVGLALGLVGIDLQTGQARLSFGVPDLLDGIEVTTLAVALFAIGETLSVAGAGARGDETIEPVRGSVWMTKRDWVRSWGPWLRGTLIGFPIGAMPAGGAEIGTFLSYATERKLTKHPEEFGNGAIEGVAGPEAANNASAAGTLVPLLTLGLPTSATAAIMLAGFQQFGLQPGPLLFATSPQLVWGLIASLLVANLMLLILNLPLVGLWVRLLAIPRPWLYAGILTFSTLGTIGANPSPVELGMLLAFGLLGYGLRRFGYPIAPVVIGLILGPLAEQQLRRALSISQGDLTVLVQSPLAIALYLVAAAAILVPIAVRLSGRGKVLEALASDED, encoded by the coding sequence ATGGATACCCTCGTGCTCCTGATGCACGGGCTCGCGACGGCGTTGCAGCCGATGAGCCTCGTCTACGCGTCGATCGGCGTGGTGCTCGGCACCGCCGTCGGCGTGCTTCCCGGCATCGGACCGGCGCTCACCGTGGCGCTGCTCCTGCCGGTGACCTACAAGCTCGATCCCGCGGGATCGCTGATCATGTTCGCCGGCATCTACTACGGCGGCATGTACGGCGGCTCGACCACGTCGATCCTGCTCAACACCCCCGGCGAGAGCGCCTCGATCGTCACCGCGCTCGAGGGCAACAAGATGGCCCGCGCCGGCCGCGGCGGCCCTGCGCTCGCCACCGCCGCGATCGGCTCCTTCATCGCCGGCCTCGTCGCCACGCTCGCCCTCGCTTTCCTGGCGCCCTGGGTGGTCAAGATCGCGATCGGCTTCGGCCCGGCCGACTATTTCGCGCTGATGGTGCTGTCCTTCGTCACGGTCTCGGCCGCCTTCGGCTCGTCGGCGCTGATGGGGCTGACCTCGCTGTTCGTCGGGCTCGCCCTCGGTCTCGTCGGCATCGACCTGCAGACCGGTCAGGCCCGCCTTTCCTTCGGCGTGCCCGACCTCCTCGACGGCATCGAGGTGACGACGCTCGCCGTCGCCCTGTTCGCCATCGGCGAGACGCTGTCGGTCGCCGGTGCCGGTGCCCGCGGCGACGAGACCATCGAACCCGTCCGCGGCTCGGTGTGGATGACGAAGCGCGACTGGGTGCGCTCGTGGGGACCGTGGCTGCGCGGCACGCTGATCGGCTTCCCGATCGGTGCCATGCCCGCGGGCGGCGCCGAGATCGGCACCTTCCTGTCCTACGCCACAGAGCGCAAGCTGACGAAGCATCCCGAGGAATTCGGCAACGGCGCCATCGAAGGCGTCGCCGGACCGGAGGCCGCCAACAACGCCTCGGCCGCCGGTACGCTGGTGCCGCTGCTGACGCTCGGCCTGCCGACCTCGGCGACCGCCGCGATCATGCTGGCCGGCTTCCAGCAGTTCGGCCTGCAGCCGGGGCCGCTCCTCTTCGCCACCAGCCCGCAGCTGGTCTGGGGCCTGATCGCCTCGCTGCTGGTCGCCAACCTGATGCTGCTGATCCTCAACCTGCCGCTGGTGGGCCTGTGGGTGAGGCTGCTGGCGATCCCGCGGCCGTGGCTCTACGCCGGCATCCTGACCTTCTCGACGCTCGGCACCATCGGCGCCAACCCCTCGCCGGTCGAACTCGGCATGCTGCTCGCCTTCGGCCTGCTCGGCTACGGCCTGCGCCGCTTCGGCTATCCGATCGCGCCGGTGGTGATCGGCCTGATCCTCGGACCCCTCGCCGAGCAGCAGTTGCGCCGCGCGCTGTCGATCAGCCAGGGCGACCTGACGGTGCTGGTGCAGTCGCCGCTGGCGATCGCGCTCTACCTCGTCGCCGCCGCCGCCATCCTGGTGCCGATCGCCGTCCGACTCTCCGGCCGCGGCAAGGTGCTGGAGGCGCTCGCCTCCGACGAGGACTGA